Genomic DNA from Macadamia integrifolia cultivar HAES 741 chromosome 6, SCU_Mint_v3, whole genome shotgun sequence:
TTTAAGGAGtacctttcttttttaaataaaggCAATTCAATTCAAAATGATGGTGATAAAAAAAATGGGCAAGAGAACCCTATCTGTTTGTGTGGTTATTGTGTCAATGCTCATGCAATGGGAGGCCGTGTAGAGATATTTGATGAGTAGGGAGTAGTGTAGAAACATGCAAGCGGACATGGTTCTTTTCTCCTAAATAAATATAGGGTTTGGATTAAGGAAATTTTGTTAACAAAAAATTGACATGATATGACACGATATGTCAAAATAGGGTTAAGGGATTATGGCATTAGACTTATTcgagaaaataattttttcggAGGCCAAGTGTTTTCTATTGGAAGCTCTCTTACGCAAATCCAGGAGAGACataatggtcattttttatCCCTTACGTCTGTGGTGCAAGAGTCATTCTGGGCCAAAaaagtttattattatttttttaatattaggACCTATATACATCTTAACATGGATGAAATCTAAagggtttattattattattagggaaatTATCTGGTTccacccctaaaattgaaaataacttagAGTAacacccaaaaatgaaaataaagtcTACAACACCCCTAATTTGTAACACCGTTAACTGAAAGTGAGAAATGTCccttttacccttatacttaaactctaaaaaaaacctcattttcttccaaaccattaCATACTCTCTCTCACCCGGTGCTCAGCTACGACCTTAGCTGGGAGAGTATATCATTAACAACAGAAGACTGCAGCTGCGTTGCGTAGATTTGGCGACTCCGGCGATGTGACTCTGGCATAGCATGGAGGGAGATAAAACGACTCTACAATTTCTTACACTCGATGAAAAGAAAAACTCCAACCTAAATCAGCAATCTAAAACACAAGTCGGTGAAGCCCTCTACTGAAATTTCTCACTCAAACATTGAACAtatgaagatggaaagaaagctatagagagagaaagagaggaaatggagCTCTCAAATGCAGCGCTTTTCAACTTTGGGTAAAGAGTATAGCCTTTATTGAAAGTGAAGAGTTTCAAGATGTTGGTTTGTCTTCTAAGATGATTTAATCACTTGGGGAACAGAGTATAGTCTTTTTATTTAAGCATGCGTGATGCTCCATCCTTGTTAAACATTGCAACACGCTAACCCATTGCCTGTTGATTTATTATGTAATAAGTATGGCTTTCCTTATGTAATTAGATGGTGAGATCATCTTATTCCCATATTAGTGGTGTATATCATTAACAACAGAAGGTTGCAGTTGCATTGCATAGATTTGGCGACTCCGGTGAGGTGACTCTGGCATAGTAGCAGCTTGCATCAACTGCGGTGGATAGCCCCCTAGCAACAAGCCCATCTGaacaaaactcaaaattttccatgaaaTCACATCACCGACACCTTTGAAACTGCCCAAGATCAATACCCCTTCTCATCTATACACAAGTGAGGTAAGAGGAGGAAGAGTAGCTAgctaaggagaagaagagggaaggaaatTAAAAAAGGGGCAAAAAAGATTTCAGAGTTATGACAGCAAAACCTGATACCTCTTTCGAGCTTTCCTTGGCGAATCCAAgggcttcttcttcctcttcagaTTCTAACTCCAaccatcttcatcatcttctttggcATGGCCATGGCCATGGAAGTAATCTTATTCATCAACCACTACTACAAAACCAAAGGCAACAACATCAAGTTCTtcatcaccaacaacatcaaGAACTTCACCAAGAGCTTGGATTCTTAAGACCCATAAGAGGGATTCCTGTGTACCATAACCTTCCTTCCTTCACTTTTGTCCAGCAACAACAACCACTAGAGTCTTCtgcatatacttttttttttttttttggtagatctGCATCTACTATAACTACTActtcttcaacttctttccaACCCCAAACTCTCATGAGATCAAGATTCTTATCATTGACGTTTCTTGCCAAAAGAAGCATGAGATCTCCTCAAATGCGATGGACCACCACCCTCCATGCTCGTTTTGTTCATGGTgttgaactcctccttcgtttAGTCTTCGCAGGTGAACGAAGCAGAGCAGCGCAGCGGCGACCCAAGGTTAGGGATATTAGAGTAGCGGTTGTCGATTTTGGGAAAGTATTTCCCAAACTCTGCTTTACTAATTGGGAACGAAGGTCATTATAGTAACTTAACATACCCATAAGGGTAGATTGGCCATTTTTAGTGAAAAAATGActgatgatgtcatcactttAACACCTTAAATCTAACGGAATGGgattttagatataattttatgaAAGTGAGGGGTCTACTGGAcatgattttaatttttgggtgttactccaagttattttcaattttaggggtggtGCTAAGaatttcccttattattattattgtggaCGGGGGTGTTGGGCCattcacacggggtgtttagtgttcttcactgctttcagtgaaagttgaatggttctcattcaaccccggtatgacccaattcatgtggttgtgggatcagtatggaCTCGTGGGACTAGTTAGACCGAAGGCTTGAATAcctgtcgttagcaaaaaaaaaaagtggatgaAGAAAATTGTGCTATAACTAAAGTCTGGAAGCAGAAAATAACCTAGAAGCAACGTGCAAATCCCATTCTACCACGCGTCTTCAAAAGTCCTAGTGTTAAGGCCATATGCCTTTATTTCACTcttatttttggtaaattgCCTTTATTTCACTCTTATTTTTGGTAAGGTGCCtttatttcacttcacttcactctCAAGGCAAATGTGGCGTTAAGAATGTAGTAAATTTTCTCACTCTATTACTACAAAACAAACGGTACCTAAAGATATGAAATCGGACCAGCTGAGTTCGACGTAGTGGGACTAAACGATCTGAAGTTCCGAACACGGTGGTGCCCTAAATAGCAGTGTGGAACGCCAACCCAATCCCAGAGTCCAGTAactgtttttccgtttctgagaCTACACGGTCAGGAGAAAATGCTTTTTCTTGTGCAACCCTTCCCGCCAATTCCTGGGTTTTGGTCTTCGACGTCCAGGAATGGTGAAATAGCTTCGGCTTCAACTTCATTGGCAGCGCACAGACGCTCAAGAAGCATCAGAAGTTCTCATGGTTATGGGGTGGCGAAAGGTGGAGGCAGAAGCGAAGATGACTATCATGCAACTCTCAAGGCACTCAAATCAAGAGGTCGTACTCCTAGAAGATCTCTTGGCCAGGTATCCCTATGATCCTTTTCTGTTTCGTgctaaactttctttcatttaatACTCTACTTATGGATCCTGAgaattcctagtccaatttgtTTTGGTTGAAACTGTTGCTGCTTTGCATTTGATACTGGTAAAGTCCATGAGCATTTAGAACTTTGAGGGCTTCAAAGTTTGGTGCAAATTAATTGGACCAGTGGTTTGGAGTTTGGCAATTGCCAGGAGTTCAGTTGGAGTTTTCAGCGAACGTATAATGGACTAGGGTTATTGGGACAGTGTTAGTGTGCTCTGTTTTCAATCATTTATGTTCTATCCACACTAGATTGTAATGATTTTGCTTAATGGAATGTCAAACATCTTCCCATTATCGTCTGAATGCTCTTGTGATGTGTTAACTGCAGCATTACATGTTGAATTCCTCCATTAACGAACAACTTGTCAGTGCCGCCAATGTTACAGATGGAGATGTGGTCCTAGAAATAGGACCTGGGACTGGTTCCCTGACCAGTATTCTTTTAAACGCTGGTGCAACTGTTCTTGCAATTGAAAAGGTTTGTGGACTTTGGTAGTAATTCGGGGTGCCAAACATGATATATAAGGCACATCACCAGACACACACctagggaaaaaaatcgtctgcaattccgatctcgtacaattccgtgcaataccaccttcaggcggtgacacgtgtattgataccaatacaatggtccagatctgatttaaataccTCTTCactaatttaatgttttattagttgtaccagatctggaccattgtattgatatcaatacacgtgtcactgcctgaaggtggtattgcacggaattgtacgagatcagaattgcggacgatttcaaccccacaCCTAGACACATAGTCCATCAGTTATTgtctttcccctattttctttaTGACATGAATTCTTATGGATTGTAGGATCCACACATGGTAACACATGTAAGAGAGCGGTTTGCAAGCATAGATCACTTCACGGTACTCTCCAACTTTTTTaccagacttttttttttttttgtacaccCTATCACTGCCTCTGTTATTGTTGAATTTTATCATGATGTCGGATCCGTTCATAACAAAGAAATATGTAACCTTGTTTCATTGTCAAAGTAAAAGTGTGCATTGAGATCAGACCTGGATAGAATCCTACAATAATGTGCTATCCTACTAATTATTGGTTGATACATCTATATGCTTATCTGTTGGACTGTTGTTTTCTTACATCCTTACACAGTTCTACTAGGTCGTTTTATGCTCCATGATATAGAAGGCATATTGGCCTATAGGGAGACTTGTTGCGtaagcgcttaggcagccctccaactccttggttcgccttggcaccgtgacaactatggtctaaACTTTAGTTCAGTTTACTACCACTCATCTTTAATTTTCAGAACAGCAAATTCTGATAAAGTTTTAATGCCAGAAATACCCCAGCTTTGCTATTTACTTACTTTAAGGACCTGTTTTTCTTCGGATATTATGGATTTGCCACTCAAACCCTTAATTTGAGCTAtctatcattcttgtgggcccctAATCGATCTGAGTAGGGTTTCGGAACCCCGGATGTACATCACCTTTTTGGTTTATAAGCATGTTGGGCTCCAAGAATCACCCTGTTTAAAAATATCCCTCTTAGGGTAGTAAAGAGTGTGTTTATAGTGGACACGATTCACTTATTTTCAAATCTCCTTGGACTGTTAAAAGAAAAGCATATTTTTCCTGGGGATAATCACATGCACTAGTTGTTTAGCCCACTCATTTCTATCTGTCTTCCTAACGAGAATCCCAAATCAATATGGTAGTAAATGACCTACGTAGTTTTGTCTTCCTCTCACACCATGTGGACTTGAAAAAGTGGAATTTACCTTTTCCTGATATCTTCTTGGACTCGTTTGTCCAGATAAGAATCATTTCTGAATGTagacattttatttttcaacactcatcatcatcattaccaACAGCTGCTTTcgctactactactactactacgaCTACCACCACCAGTGCCATGGCCTGTTACAATTGCTGCTAGCTCTATTACCTCCTCAAACTATTTCGTGGATATGTGACGATCATATTTAAACTGGATGTATACGACATTGAATCAAATGTGTTGTGCAGGTTCTTATTGTCAATAAATTGTGAAAAAATTTCTAACATCTACAATGGGTTTGTGTAGGTTTTGCAAGAGGACTTCACAAAGTGTCACATCCGCTTCCATATGCAGtcattgttggaaagtggaaagTTGTTGAAGACAAATTCAAGATATGCAAAAGTAAAATCTGCATCCATGTATATGTGCTGGTCAATAATTCCACTATCCCCTTGAATGTGGTAAACAGTTGTTCTGTCTAGATGATACATCTATTCATGCATAACAAATAATGAGCCAAAGCAACACCTTGCATACTTTCTCATACTTTCATGTATGGACTGACGAAACCACTATGTAAGCACTTGGTTACTACTATAAATTTTAACATAATATGATTTTGTAAATGACATATGTACATAAAAtggt
This window encodes:
- the LOC122081293 gene encoding ribosomal RNA small subunit methyltransferase, chloroplastic — protein: MLFLVQPFPPIPGFWSSTSRNGEIASASTSLAAHRRSRSIRSSHGYGVAKGGGRSEDDYHATLKALKSRGRTPRRSLGQHYMLNSSINEQLVSAANVTDGDVVLEIGPGTGSLTSILLNAGATVLAIEKDPHMVTHVRERFASIDHFTVLQEDFTKCHIRFHMQSLLESGKLLKTNSRYAKVVSNIPFNISTDVVKQLLPLGDIFTEVVLLLQDETALRLVDASLRTSEYRPINIFVNYYSDPEYKFKVLRSNFFPQPNVDAAVVRFQLKQTADYPPVPSTKSFFSMVNSAFNVKRKMLRKSLQHLCKPLEIEKALGSVGLPATSRPEELTLEDFVRLHNLIVKD